One window from the genome of Mastacembelus armatus chromosome 18, fMasArm1.2, whole genome shotgun sequence encodes:
- the LOC113140686 gene encoding uncharacterized protein LOC113140686: protein MTRNQDRPAPPGLDQCISRMWMFVVLLGLLHRSPAAPVTGEHSGSLQLVLQPQLDQPTPSATTDMNQQTTSSSSSSSDTSESSQSSEGPQQVRERLNLENTAVEQVESFEDGSQEGLEFLQPPSNSSTSLWLNELVLLGERAAERDRERETGDDSTDSGRQRALLMTFHPLLTRPRTETGGPSTQEGGAEGLMGVVTEEGGVKEEKVDAVFPQLVHTEPGDGPTFDYAHYNGYHGNEAAPELGL from the exons ATGACCAGGAACCAGGACCGACCTGCTCCTCCCGGTTTGGACCAGTGTATTTCCAGGATGTGGATGTTCGTGGTGCTGCTCGGTCTGCTGCACCGGAGCCCGGCCGCTCCC GTGACAGGTGAACACAGCGGCAGCCTGCAGCTCGTCCTTCAGCCTCAGCTGGACCAGCCCACG ccTTCAGCCACCACTGATATGAATCAACAGACTacatcctcctcctcgtcaTCATCAGACACCTCAGAGTCCAGCCAGAgttcagag GGTCCTCAACAGGTGAGAGAGCGACTGAACCTGGAGAACacg GCCGTGGAGCAGGTGGAGTCGTTTGAGGACGGCAGCCAGGAA ggccTGGAGTTCCTCCAGCCTCCCAGTAACAGCAGCACCAGTCTGTGGCTCAATGAACTGGTTCTACTGGGGGAGAGAGCAGCCGAGCGAgaccgagagagagagactggagACGACAGCACGGACAGCGGCCGACAGAGG gcTCTGTTGATGACCTTTCACCCCCTCCTGACTCGACCTCGCACTGAAACGGGCGGACCATCAACACAAGAGGGCGGAGCCGAAGGGCTGATGGGCGTGGTCACAGAAGAGGGCGGGGTCAAAGAAGAAAAGGTGGATGCTGTGTTTCCTCAACTGGTGCACACAGAGCCAGGTGACGGGCCCACATTTGACTACGCCCACTACAATGGTTACCATGGAAATGAGGCGGCGCCAGAGTTGGGGCTGTGA